The following proteins are co-located in the Pseudomonas fluorescens genome:
- a CDS encoding AraC family transcriptional regulator produces the protein MPKPESPSTARIVQLMSQLAPLEGYNLSPLDDVRFLRSNRPLTRTPVLYEPGIVILCQGQKRGYLGDEIYVYDAQHYLVVSVPVPFTIETDASEAEPMLAIYLRLDFALAGELIQQVDKVWNIRVAQPMGMYASPMDEPLRQSTLHFLEVMGDRTDAQILGPAMLRELYYRILTGEQGGTLRAAIAQRGQFGKVTRAIYKIHRCYHEHLDVEDLAQEAQMSVPNFHLHFRKVTDSSPMQYLKSTRLHQARLLMLRNDLTAAKSAFLVGYESASQFSRDFKRLFGRTPIAEVAWMKQTYALPAPTTPSPFVSSH, from the coding sequence ATGCCGAAACCCGAGAGCCCGAGCACAGCGCGTATCGTGCAGTTGATGAGCCAGCTTGCACCGTTGGAGGGTTACAACCTGAGCCCGCTGGATGATGTGCGTTTTCTGCGTTCCAACCGGCCGCTGACGCGCACGCCGGTTTTGTATGAGCCGGGAATTGTCATTCTCTGTCAGGGGCAGAAACGCGGTTATCTGGGTGATGAAATTTACGTCTATGACGCCCAGCATTATCTGGTGGTGTCGGTGCCAGTGCCTTTTACAATAGAGACCGATGCCAGCGAGGCGGAGCCGATGCTGGCGATTTACCTGCGTCTGGATTTCGCCCTGGCCGGCGAGCTGATTCAGCAGGTCGATAAGGTATGGAACATAAGAGTGGCTCAGCCGATGGGCATGTACGCCTCGCCCATGGATGAACCGCTACGCCAGTCCACCCTGCATTTTCTGGAAGTGATGGGCGACCGCACCGACGCGCAAATCCTTGGCCCGGCGATGCTGCGCGAACTCTACTACCGCATCCTCACCGGCGAACAAGGCGGCACCCTACGCGCGGCAATCGCCCAGCGGGGTCAGTTCGGCAAGGTGACGCGTGCCATTTACAAAATTCACCGCTGTTACCACGAGCATCTGGATGTAGAAGACCTGGCCCAGGAAGCGCAGATGAGTGTGCCTAACTTTCATCTACATTTTCGCAAGGTGACGGATTCCTCGCCTATGCAGTACCTCAAGTCGACGCGGTTGCATCAAGCGCGATTACTGATGCTGCGTAACGACCTGACAGCGGCCAAATCGGCCTTTCTGGTGGGATATGAAAGTGCTTCGCAATTTAGCCGCGACTTCAAGCGCCTCTTCGGCCGCACACCGATAGCGGAGGTGGCATGGATGAAGCAGACGTATGCGTTGCCTGCACCGACAACCCCGTCGCCATTCGTGTCATCACACTGA
- a CDS encoding GGDEF domain-containing protein, giving the protein MIDVQLRWKHQFQFAGYYAAIAKGYYREEGLDVRLHEGGPNVTPVEEVLSGRAQYGEANSELLYARLHGKPLVALAVIFQHSPSVLVARTDQGVRTVHDLIGKPLMLMDAQTDADFLAMFRSEGIPLEKLQLLPSSYQIGDLASGKVTAFNSYLTNEPFYLQQRGVEYNIISPVTYGIDFYSDILFTTQAEIDEHPQRVEAFRRATLRGWRYAMDNPEQIIDLLLNQYSVKKSRAHLQFEAQAMRPLVMSDLIEIGHMNPGRWQRMAETFLELGMVDNIAGLENFIYDPNPPQLIERLRKTIVLISIGCVLVLMFALVLLNAQRHLRKEIKLRKLAEEEVHKLAFYDSLTGLPNRNSFIPFANQKLLAAKSRGEHLALCYIDLNHFKQINDRFGHQAGDVILIHVGTAIKSNIREFEIAARMGGDEFVVLLDGAHHRSDIQRITQEICKAIDLPIPWKNSQIKVSASLGVAWYPEDGEGLDDLIFKADTAMFKSKASIAAQV; this is encoded by the coding sequence GTGATTGATGTACAGCTACGTTGGAAACATCAATTCCAGTTCGCGGGCTACTATGCCGCCATCGCAAAGGGCTATTACCGCGAAGAAGGACTGGACGTGCGCTTGCACGAAGGTGGCCCCAATGTCACACCGGTCGAAGAAGTGCTCTCTGGGCGCGCCCAATACGGCGAAGCCAATAGTGAATTGCTCTACGCACGTCTGCATGGGAAGCCCTTGGTAGCGCTGGCGGTGATTTTTCAGCATTCACCTTCCGTGCTCGTGGCTCGCACAGACCAAGGTGTTCGCACTGTGCACGACCTGATCGGCAAGCCGTTGATGCTGATGGATGCACAGACCGATGCCGATTTTCTGGCGATGTTCCGTAGCGAGGGTATACCCCTCGAAAAACTACAACTGCTACCCAGCAGTTATCAAATCGGGGATCTCGCCAGCGGTAAAGTGACGGCGTTCAACTCCTACCTGACCAACGAGCCCTTCTACCTGCAACAGCGGGGCGTGGAATACAACATCATCTCGCCCGTCACCTACGGGATCGACTTCTACAGCGACATCCTGTTCACCACCCAGGCCGAGATTGACGAACATCCACAGCGGGTCGAGGCTTTCCGCCGCGCTACCCTGCGCGGCTGGCGCTACGCGATGGATAACCCCGAGCAAATCATCGACCTGCTGCTCAATCAGTATTCGGTGAAGAAAAGTCGCGCGCACTTGCAATTCGAAGCTCAGGCTATGCGTCCGCTGGTGATGTCTGACCTGATCGAGATCGGGCATATGAACCCAGGGCGCTGGCAACGTATGGCTGAAACCTTCCTCGAACTGGGTATGGTCGACAATATCGCCGGTCTGGAAAACTTCATTTACGATCCCAACCCGCCACAGCTCATCGAGCGGCTGCGCAAGACCATTGTGCTGATCAGTATCGGCTGTGTGCTTGTCCTGATGTTCGCTCTGGTTCTGTTGAATGCCCAGCGCCATCTGCGCAAGGAGATCAAGTTGCGCAAACTCGCCGAAGAGGAAGTACACAAGCTGGCCTTCTATGACAGCCTGACTGGCTTACCCAATCGCAATAGTTTTATTCCCTTTGCTAATCAGAAGCTGCTGGCCGCAAAGAGCCGTGGAGAACATTTGGCCCTGTGCTATATCGACTTGAATCACTTCAAGCAGATCAATGATCGTTTTGGCCACCAGGCAGGCGATGTCATCCTGATCCACGTAGGCACGGCCATCAAATCCAATATTCGCGAGTTCGAAATAGCCGCGCGCATGGGCGGTGACGAATTCGTAGTGCTGCTCGACGGCGCGCATCACCGAAGCGATATCCAGCGCATCACCCAAGAAATCTGCAAGGCCATCGACCTGCCCATTCCATGGAAAAACAGCCAGATCAAGGTCAGCGCCAGCCTAGGGGTGGCGTGGTATCCGGAAGATGGCGAAGGTCTGGACGATCTGATTTTCAAGGCCGACACCGCCATGTTCAAAAGCAAAGCCAGCATCGCTGCGCAGGTTTGA
- a CDS encoding Mov34/MPN/PAD-1 family protein: MRTAIVWEASPHHHKILVEGAPLQTMDRYRQDRSDKTEAGGILLGYRKGPHLHIVQVTVPQLTDRCRRFRFDRSAHHHQQIALDQWHVSEKTMDYLGEWHTHPEINPSPSGVDINEWVKITNRQTKPMVFMILGLAGTIWLGLSVHHALIKCSTTATEGT, from the coding sequence ATGCGAACCGCAATAGTGTGGGAAGCCTCGCCACATCATCACAAAATTCTTGTAGAAGGCGCGCCTCTCCAGACCATGGATAGGTACCGCCAAGACCGAAGCGACAAAACCGAAGCAGGGGGGATTTTACTGGGATATCGGAAAGGTCCACACCTTCACATCGTCCAAGTTACAGTTCCGCAGTTGACCGACCGGTGCCGCCGCTTCCGATTTGACAGGTCCGCTCATCATCATCAGCAAATCGCCTTGGACCAATGGCATGTTAGTGAAAAGACCATGGACTATCTGGGCGAATGGCACACACATCCAGAAATCAATCCATCTCCTTCAGGCGTGGATATCAATGAGTGGGTCAAGATCACAAATCGTCAAACCAAGCCTATGGTGTTCATGATTTTAGGTCTGGCAGGAACTATATGGCTGGGGCTCTCGGTTCACCACGCGCTGATCAAATGCAGCACAACAGCCACCGAGGGTACTTAG
- a CDS encoding ThiF family adenylyltransferase — protein sequence MSALGETLRALRARGFTPVAAKLPVRAFKGGLACKKGDVSVKLTIKDWDFLSYPAICIFDRPDFLPELMPHIDVLGNLCYFAPGSVTLDRYDPATAVLQCLNQATAILDRIATEPQYRDSDIQDEFPAHWEYGQTSAPWDVLMGHTTEKDLCAHYFIIEKSGKKRVFISSDREEAETLASSLGGTLKPSRLRCWLLKTHISPAVPKAMPGTVKELFSWLRTWDKALSASVQKILSEPDYLKFKYVSFAIDTPVGWIGFGFNLDHLKRKGYGRSPNRYRQWLHNKGGETPLIRLSIEQVSSQFVHSRNLHFPDLYNKRVTVVGCGAIGSFVAHAMLRLGAGTGKLGGLKLIDPDRIGPENLGRHILGYPSLFEFKATALAADLNRQFPHSKIESITGSVFAHQGLWGSELIIDATGEEAVSELLNGLRLQRKSHIPILHVWIRGNGEAVQALWTDDKGGGCYRCLLVPSANAHRQERYRVLKNPSVRRTDGCRAYTPYAVSAPLHAAALATEMVCDWLQGSPTPCFRTRATANADVFSLKNKNLSKIKGCPACEPQ from the coding sequence ATGAGCGCTTTAGGCGAAACCTTACGGGCGCTCAGAGCTCGTGGCTTTACACCGGTAGCTGCCAAGCTACCGGTGCGTGCCTTTAAAGGGGGGCTGGCGTGTAAAAAAGGCGACGTGTCAGTCAAACTCACAATCAAAGATTGGGATTTCCTGAGCTATCCCGCGATCTGCATATTTGATCGTCCTGATTTCCTCCCTGAACTGATGCCGCACATCGATGTGCTGGGTAATCTCTGCTACTTCGCACCCGGCTCCGTAACGCTTGATCGATACGATCCCGCGACCGCTGTGTTGCAGTGCCTCAACCAAGCGACGGCGATACTCGATCGAATCGCTACGGAACCCCAGTACCGAGACAGTGACATTCAAGATGAATTTCCCGCTCATTGGGAATATGGCCAGACGAGCGCCCCATGGGACGTCCTCATGGGACACACGACCGAAAAAGACCTGTGCGCGCACTATTTCATCATCGAAAAATCCGGCAAGAAGCGTGTATTCATTTCAAGCGACCGTGAAGAAGCAGAAACGTTAGCATCGTCGTTGGGTGGCACGCTAAAGCCTTCAAGACTTCGTTGCTGGCTGTTGAAAACCCATATCTCCCCGGCAGTACCAAAGGCCATGCCAGGGACTGTTAAGGAATTGTTTTCTTGGTTACGCACGTGGGATAAGGCTCTTTCAGCCAGCGTCCAGAAAATTCTCTCTGAGCCTGACTACCTGAAATTCAAGTATGTTTCTTTTGCCATCGACACGCCTGTCGGCTGGATTGGTTTTGGGTTCAACCTGGACCATTTAAAAAGAAAAGGCTACGGCCGAAGCCCCAATCGTTACAGGCAATGGCTTCACAACAAGGGAGGAGAAACACCTCTCATCCGGCTATCCATCGAGCAAGTCAGCAGTCAGTTTGTTCACAGCAGAAACCTTCACTTCCCAGATCTTTATAATAAAAGGGTAACCGTGGTGGGCTGCGGAGCCATCGGCTCATTTGTCGCTCATGCAATGCTGCGCCTAGGTGCAGGCACAGGGAAACTTGGCGGCTTGAAACTGATTGATCCAGACCGGATAGGGCCAGAAAATTTAGGCCGCCACATACTTGGCTACCCGTCACTTTTCGAATTCAAAGCCACTGCACTTGCAGCAGATTTGAATCGTCAGTTTCCCCACAGCAAGATTGAGTCGATCACAGGGAGCGTATTTGCTCATCAAGGGCTATGGGGATCGGAGTTGATAATTGACGCGACCGGTGAGGAAGCTGTCAGCGAACTCCTTAACGGCCTGCGATTACAGCGAAAAAGCCACATACCTATTTTACATGTGTGGATCCGTGGTAACGGAGAGGCAGTACAAGCACTTTGGACTGACGACAAAGGCGGCGGGTGCTATCGCTGCCTTCTCGTTCCCAGTGCCAATGCTCATCGGCAAGAACGCTATCGGGTACTCAAAAACCCGTCTGTTCGCAGAACGGATGGCTGCCGCGCGTACACACCTTACGCCGTCTCCGCACCTCTACATGCTGCGGCACTGGCCACAGAGATGGTGTGTGACTGGTTACAGGGATCGCCTACTCCATGCTTCAGAACGCGCGCCACAGCAAACGCCGACGTGTTCAGCTTGAAAAATAAAAATCTCTCGAAGATCAAGGGCTGTCCTGCATGCGAACCGCAATAG